A genomic segment from Polyangium mundeleinium encodes:
- a CDS encoding aKG-HExxH-type peptide beta-hydroxylase, protein MADISSHADIFASPVHGDAVGAVRSLAAGRLHATRRRVADVLTRAGKDEPARALVAFTPGRGSAWRPEMGLALLALRNDAPALAALQLAALHGGMGGSGVVEIEIDTPQWLYLDGWLEPIQGACRLAAGENKTTVHSDLGHATYVLSPEKNLLPAEAPGGPWRVFPSGGLAPRYVTVSGLRHSVEGFPWIEGPPPAPPATVTAPQERIDVIRAAWRLLLESAPLFAPWVASTAAGCLLLDRSGSHEAQSGSSYDHPGLIAIETPDDAAFCGELLVHECAHQHMLLYSMVAPFVQTGSDEVYYSPIKRAHRPIERVLSGAHAVGNMIVYYHALRRTTGLDAASQDRFSVHQRWFDEDYRPALDQSKTLTEAGQRFWRGVCNAVDSAARQ, encoded by the coding sequence ATGGCAGACATCTCCTCCCACGCGGACATCTTCGCGTCGCCCGTCCACGGCGACGCCGTCGGCGCCGTGCGCTCGCTCGCGGCAGGTCGCCTCCATGCGACGCGCCGCCGGGTGGCGGACGTATTGACGCGGGCGGGAAAGGACGAACCCGCCCGCGCCCTCGTCGCGTTCACCCCGGGCCGAGGCAGCGCATGGCGCCCCGAAATGGGTTTGGCCCTGCTCGCCCTGCGAAACGACGCCCCCGCGCTCGCCGCGCTCCAGCTCGCCGCACTGCACGGCGGCATGGGCGGGTCGGGCGTCGTGGAGATCGAAATCGACACGCCGCAATGGCTTTACCTCGACGGGTGGCTCGAACCCATCCAAGGGGCGTGCCGCCTCGCGGCGGGGGAAAACAAGACGACGGTTCATTCGGATCTGGGCCATGCGACGTACGTCCTCTCGCCGGAGAAAAACCTCCTCCCGGCCGAGGCGCCGGGAGGCCCGTGGAGGGTTTTTCCGAGCGGCGGTCTCGCGCCGCGGTACGTCACGGTCAGCGGGCTGCGCCATTCCGTCGAGGGATTCCCCTGGATTGAAGGCCCTCCGCCCGCCCCGCCCGCGACCGTGACCGCGCCGCAGGAGCGCATCGACGTCATTCGCGCCGCCTGGCGGCTCTTGCTGGAGAGCGCGCCCCTCTTCGCGCCCTGGGTCGCGAGCACGGCCGCGGGGTGCTTGCTCCTCGACCGGAGCGGCAGCCACGAGGCCCAATCCGGCAGCTCCTACGATCATCCCGGGCTCATTGCGATCGAAACGCCCGACGACGCGGCGTTCTGCGGCGAGCTCCTCGTCCATGAGTGCGCCCACCAGCACATGCTGCTCTACTCGATGGTCGCTCCGTTCGTGCAGACAGGGAGCGACGAAGTGTACTACTCTCCGATCAAGCGGGCGCACCGGCCGATCGAGCGGGTCCTCTCCGGGGCGCACGCAGTGGGAAACATGATCGTTTACTACCACGCGCTCCGCCGGACGACCGGGCTCGACGCCGCCTCGCAGGATCGATTCAGCGTCCACCAGCGCTGGTTCGACGAGGATTACCGGCCCGCCCTCGACCAGAGCAAGACCCTCACGGAGGCCGGCCAGCGGTTCTGGCGGGGCGTGTGCAACGCGGTCGATTCCGCAGCGCGACAATGA